The following coding sequences are from one Rathayibacter sp. VKM Ac-2760 window:
- a CDS encoding hemolysin family protein encodes MPEWLGIVIGLLLTVGTGLFVASEFALVNLDRNELEERRARGQKRLDPTISALRITSTHLSGAQLGITLTTLLTGYTFEPAISSLLAEPLRTLGIPAEIVPGIGTVVGVVLATVFSMVIGELVPKNFALALPLKTAQVVVPFQIAFTTVFKPVILLFNNTANALIRALGIEPKEELSGARSADELGSLVRRSVLEGTLDRDHADLLHRTLRFSSRSVADVMTPRVRMASVTLESTAEDVVRLANRTGFSRFPVLGRDSDDVRGVLHVKHAFALEPSLRATVTAESLMIAPMRVPETARADALLAPLRGSGLAIAVVVDEYGGTAGVVTLEDLVEEIVGELEDEHDRTRAGVIRSGRSATFGGELRPDEVAERLGVLVPEGEDYDTVAGFLSSSLGRVPELGDEVAVAGGVLRVDRVAAHRVDRVRFTPAADTDEAGGGDAAGVAALRAEGAVHE; translated from the coding sequence GTGCCTGAGTGGCTCGGCATCGTCATCGGCCTCCTCCTCACCGTCGGCACCGGGCTCTTCGTCGCCTCCGAGTTCGCGCTGGTCAACCTCGACCGCAACGAGCTGGAGGAGCGCCGCGCCCGCGGCCAGAAGCGCCTCGATCCGACGATCTCCGCCCTGCGGATCACGTCGACCCACCTCTCCGGCGCGCAGCTCGGCATCACGCTGACCACGCTGCTCACCGGCTACACCTTCGAGCCCGCGATCAGCTCGCTGCTGGCCGAGCCGCTGCGGACCCTCGGGATCCCGGCCGAGATCGTGCCCGGCATCGGCACGGTCGTCGGCGTCGTCCTCGCGACGGTGTTCTCGATGGTGATCGGCGAGCTGGTCCCCAAGAACTTCGCGCTCGCGCTGCCGCTGAAGACCGCGCAGGTGGTCGTGCCGTTCCAGATCGCATTCACCACGGTCTTCAAGCCGGTGATCCTGCTCTTCAACAACACCGCGAACGCGCTGATCCGCGCCCTGGGCATCGAGCCCAAGGAGGAGCTCTCCGGTGCCCGGAGCGCCGACGAGCTCGGCTCGCTCGTGCGCCGCTCGGTGCTCGAGGGCACGCTCGACCGCGATCACGCCGATCTACTGCACCGCACGCTCCGCTTCTCCAGCCGCAGCGTCGCCGACGTGATGACACCGCGGGTCCGGATGGCCTCCGTCACCCTCGAGAGCACCGCGGAGGACGTTGTCCGGCTCGCGAACCGCACCGGCTTCTCGCGCTTCCCCGTGCTCGGCCGCGACTCGGACGACGTCCGCGGCGTCCTGCACGTCAAGCACGCCTTCGCGCTCGAGCCGTCGCTGCGCGCGACGGTCACCGCCGAGTCGCTGATGATCGCCCCGATGCGCGTCCCCGAGACCGCTCGCGCCGACGCCCTGCTCGCTCCCCTGCGTGGCAGCGGGCTCGCGATCGCGGTCGTCGTCGACGAGTACGGCGGGACCGCGGGCGTCGTGACGCTCGAGGACCTGGTCGAGGAGATCGTCGGCGAGCTGGAGGACGAGCACGACCGCACCCGCGCCGGCGTGATCCGCTCCGGCCGCTCGGCGACGTTCGGCGGCGAGCTGCGCCCCGACGAGGTCGCCGAGCGCCTCGGCGTGCTCGTGCCCGAGGGCGAGGACTACGACACCGTCGCGGGCTTCCTCTCCTCCTCGCTCGGCCGCGTGCCCGAGCTCGGCGACGAGGTCGCCGTCGCAGGCGGGGTGCTGCGGGTCGACCGCGTCGCCGCGCACCGGGTGGACCGCGTCCGGTTCACTCCGGCCGCCGACACCGACGAGGCGGGCGGGGGCGATGCCGCCGGCGTCGCCGCGCTCCGAGCGGAAGGGGCCGTCCATGAGTGA
- the phoU gene encoding phosphate signaling complex protein PhoU, with translation MREVFQQELAEVQDRLVEISGLVEIAIEKATQAFNHSDVSLAEEVIASDARIDELAISLDELAIDILARQGPVARDLRTVVSALRISASLERMGDIAEHIAQLSRYRFPDKVVPKSLRPTFVEMGRLDVVVAHKLTELLRSQDPRIAEEIRDEDDKIDELHVSVFDKVLSEAWKGQAADTVDATLASRYHERFADHAVSIAKKVQYLISGDWG, from the coding sequence ATGCGCGAAGTTTTCCAGCAGGAGCTGGCCGAGGTCCAGGATCGGCTCGTCGAGATCTCCGGACTCGTCGAGATCGCGATCGAGAAGGCGACCCAGGCGTTCAACCACTCCGACGTCTCCCTCGCCGAGGAGGTCATCGCGAGCGACGCCCGCATCGACGAGCTGGCGATCAGCCTCGACGAGCTCGCGATCGACATCCTCGCCCGGCAGGGACCTGTCGCCCGCGACCTGCGCACCGTCGTGTCCGCGCTCCGGATCAGCGCGTCGCTCGAGCGGATGGGCGACATCGCCGAGCACATCGCTCAGCTCTCGCGCTACCGCTTCCCCGACAAGGTCGTGCCGAAGTCGCTCCGCCCGACCTTCGTCGAGATGGGCCGGCTCGACGTCGTCGTCGCGCACAAGCTCACCGAGCTGCTGCGCTCGCAGGACCCCCGCATCGCCGAGGAGATCCGCGACGAGGACGACAAGATCGACGAGCTGCACGTCAGCGTCTTCGACAAGGTCCTCAGCGAGGCCTGGAAGGGCCAGGCCGCCGACACCGTCGACGCCACCCTCGCCAGCCGCTACCACGAGCGCTTCGCCGACCACGCGGTGTCGATCGCGAAGAAGGTCCAGTACCTCATCTCCGGCGACTGGGGCTGA
- a CDS encoding phosphoglyceromutase: protein MSETYTLILVRHGNSEWNQKNLFTGWVDVRLTEQGVAEATRAGELLTEAGLHPDVVYTSRQTRAIQTANIALEKADRLWIDVKRSWRLNERHYGALQGKDKAQTLAEYGPEQFMTWRRSFDVPPPPIDDEDQYSQAHDERYADLGDDLPRTESLKLVIERMLPYWESDIKPDLASGKTVMITAHGNSLRALVKTLDGISDSDIAELNIPTGIPLVYTLDENFEPIGEARYLDPEAAAAGAAAVAAQGAKK from the coding sequence ATGTCCGAGACCTACACCCTCATCCTCGTGCGCCACGGCAACAGCGAGTGGAACCAGAAGAATCTGTTCACCGGCTGGGTCGACGTCCGGCTCACCGAGCAGGGCGTCGCGGAGGCGACCCGCGCCGGCGAGCTGCTGACCGAGGCGGGGCTGCACCCCGATGTCGTCTACACCTCGCGCCAGACCCGCGCGATCCAGACCGCGAACATCGCGCTGGAGAAGGCCGACCGCCTGTGGATCGACGTGAAGCGCTCCTGGCGTCTGAACGAGCGCCACTACGGCGCGCTGCAGGGCAAGGACAAGGCGCAGACGCTCGCCGAGTACGGCCCCGAGCAGTTCATGACCTGGCGCCGCTCGTTCGACGTGCCGCCGCCCCCCATCGACGACGAGGACCAGTACTCGCAGGCGCACGACGAGCGCTACGCCGACCTCGGCGACGACCTCCCGCGCACCGAGTCGCTCAAGCTGGTCATCGAGCGGATGCTCCCGTACTGGGAGTCGGACATCAAGCCGGACCTCGCCTCGGGCAAGACGGTCATGATCACCGCGCACGGCAACTCGCTGCGCGCCCTGGTGAAGACGCTCGACGGCATCTCGGACTCCGACATCGCCGAGCTGAACATCCCGACCGGCATCCCGCTGGTCTACACCCTCGACGAGAACTTCGAGCCGATCGGCGAGGCCCGCTACCTCGACCCCGAGGCCGCCGCCGCCGGCGCCGCCGCCGTCGCCGCGCAGGGCGCCAAGAAGTAG
- a CDS encoding class I SAM-dependent methyltransferase, with protein sequence MPIGAVTRGTTGTNRLRRVDRRLAELPALQAIAEPVVVDLGFGASAVTTLELHRRLVRAAPGVDVVGFEIEPARVETARRQLERVRAGGTAFPSDARVRFERGGFEVPLPGRQRASVIRAFNVLRQYDEAAVAEAWRTMTDRLAPDGVLVEGTCDEIGRICTWIEVGREGPRSLTLSLRLGAVPSPGIAAERLPKALIHRNVPGEPVHAFLQALERAWLLHAPLAVYGPTQRWIAAVRSLRGDWPILGGERRWRLGEVTVSWEAVGPLDPAPSLL encoded by the coding sequence ATGCCGATCGGAGCCGTCACCCGCGGCACGACGGGCACGAACCGCCTCCGCCGGGTCGACCGCCGGCTGGCCGAGCTGCCGGCGCTGCAGGCCATCGCCGAGCCCGTCGTCGTCGACCTCGGCTTCGGTGCGAGCGCGGTGACGACGCTCGAGCTGCACCGCCGCCTGGTCCGAGCGGCGCCCGGCGTCGACGTGGTCGGCTTCGAGATCGAGCCGGCCCGCGTCGAGACGGCGCGACGGCAGCTCGAGCGGGTCCGCGCCGGCGGGACGGCATTCCCGAGCGACGCCCGGGTGCGCTTCGAGCGCGGCGGCTTCGAGGTGCCCCTCCCCGGCCGGCAGCGAGCGAGTGTCATCCGCGCCTTCAACGTGCTCCGGCAGTACGACGAGGCGGCGGTCGCCGAGGCGTGGCGGACGATGACCGACCGGCTCGCCCCCGACGGCGTCCTCGTGGAGGGCACCTGCGACGAGATCGGGCGCATCTGCACCTGGATCGAGGTCGGGCGGGAGGGACCGCGCTCGCTCACCCTGTCGCTCCGGCTCGGCGCCGTGCCCTCGCCTGGCATCGCGGCGGAGCGGCTGCCGAAAGCGCTGATCCACCGCAACGTGCCCGGCGAGCCGGTGCACGCGTTCCTGCAGGCGCTCGAGCGGGCCTGGCTGCTGCACGCGCCGCTCGCGGTCTACGGGCCGACGCAGCGCTGGATCGCCGCGGTGCGGTCGCTCCGCGGAGACTGGCCGATCCTCGGCGGGGAGCGGCGGTGGCGGCTCGGGGAGGTGACCGTCTCGTGGGAGGCGGTCGGCCCGCTCGACCCGGCCCCGTCACTTCTGTGA
- a CDS encoding ATP-binding protein: MDPGLIVVLSLVLGIAIGIVLTSVVTLAARQGRIATEVVTVGLPEGIGAIIDAVGAPAFVTDPSHNVLKASARAISLGLVSQDTLLHPDLVAIVDRVRRFGDDIEQDLELTTSPLSDVAVTLVVHATRLGSRFVLVLAEDHTEARRLEAVRRDFVANISHELKTPIGAVGLLAEALDSAADDPKQVRRFAHRLTQESHRLAKITREIIELSRLQSADVAGSAEIVRVDDIVVAALETTHVMAESHDVTLVKGGMKKAYVAGKEKMLVSALHNLLANAIQYSPPGSRVGIGVRSTGGIVEIAVTDQGIGIPEEDLDRVFERFYRVDQARSRHTGGTGLGLSIVKHAVQNHGGDVRVWSKPGRGSTFTIRLPEADPARTPYASAAPIGDTA; encoded by the coding sequence GTGGATCCAGGCCTGATCGTCGTGCTGTCGCTCGTCCTCGGCATCGCCATCGGGATCGTCCTCACCAGCGTGGTCACCCTCGCCGCGCGCCAGGGCCGCATCGCCACCGAGGTCGTCACCGTCGGTCTGCCCGAGGGCATCGGCGCGATCATCGACGCCGTCGGCGCGCCCGCCTTCGTGACCGACCCCTCGCACAACGTCCTCAAGGCGTCCGCCCGCGCGATCTCGCTCGGCCTCGTCTCGCAGGACACGCTCCTGCACCCGGATCTCGTCGCGATCGTGGACCGCGTGCGCCGCTTCGGCGACGACATCGAGCAGGACCTCGAGCTGACCACGAGCCCCCTCTCCGACGTCGCGGTGACCCTGGTGGTGCACGCCACCCGCCTCGGCTCCCGCTTCGTCCTCGTCCTCGCCGAGGACCACACCGAGGCCCGGCGCCTCGAAGCGGTGCGCCGCGACTTCGTCGCCAACATCTCGCACGAGCTGAAGACTCCGATCGGCGCCGTCGGCCTCCTCGCCGAGGCCCTCGACTCCGCCGCCGACGACCCCAAGCAGGTGCGCCGCTTCGCGCACCGCCTGACCCAGGAGTCGCACCGTCTCGCGAAGATCACCCGCGAGATCATCGAGCTCTCCCGGCTCCAGTCCGCCGACGTCGCCGGCTCCGCCGAGATCGTCCGCGTCGACGACATCGTGGTCGCCGCCCTCGAGACCACCCACGTGATGGCCGAGTCGCACGACGTGACCCTCGTCAAGGGCGGCATGAAGAAGGCGTACGTCGCGGGCAAGGAGAAGATGCTCGTCTCGGCGCTGCACAACCTGCTCGCCAACGCCATCCAGTACTCGCCGCCCGGCTCCCGCGTCGGCATCGGCGTCCGCTCCACCGGGGGCATCGTCGAGATCGCCGTCACCGACCAGGGCATCGGCATCCCGGAGGAGGACCTCGACCGCGTGTTCGAGCGCTTCTACCGCGTCGACCAGGCCCGCTCCCGCCACACCGGCGGCACCGGTCTCGGCCTCAGCATCGTCAAGCACGCCGTGCAGAACCACGGCGGCGACGTCCGCGTCTGGTCCAAGCCCGGCCGCGGCAGCACCTTCACCATCCGACTCCCCGAAGCCGACCCGGCCAGGACGCCGTACGCGTCCGCCGCCCCGATAGGAGACACCGCGTGA